CAGGATTTTGAATAACCCCATAGTCAGGATCGGTAAGTAGGGCCTTTACTTCTTTTAATCCCTCTGCATGATCATTTAAGTCTAAATTTTCTTTCACTATTTCATCGGTTCCCTGTGTAAATATTTTGTGGGTAATAACCGAATTGTTTAATCCAATCCGTTCAACTAGACCGCTGCAAATGGTTTTTGCGGAGGGCATTTCAAATAATTGATATTTTATTGAGCTACTTCCTGAGTTTATGACGAATACTTTCATTTCAAGAATTGTGAATTATTTATTAATAGGCTATTGCTGAGCTTGAATTGCGGTTATTACTACAGTGTTGAAAATGTCATCCACGGTACAGCCCCGGCTTAAATCATTAACCGGTTTGTTTAATCCCTGCAACATAGGACCTATGGCCAGAGCTCCAGTTTCACGTTGTACGGCTTTATAAGTATTGTTTCCAGTATTTAAATCAGGGAAAATCAATACGCTTGCTTGCCCTGCCACTTCAGAGTTGGGCAGTTTTTGTTTACCTACAGTTGGATCAACTGCTGCATCGTACTGAATTGGACCTTCTATTTTTAAGTCCGGGCGTTTTTGCTTTACGATTTCCGTGGCTTTACGAACCTTTTCAACTTCCTCTCCCTGACCGGACGTACCTGATGAGTAAGAAAGCATTGCTATTTTAGGGTCGATGCCAAACATTTGGCTACTCTCTGCAGAGGAAATAGCAATTTCTGCGAGTTGTTCGGCGGTAGGGTTGGGGTTAACTGCGCAATCTCCGAAAACAGAAACCCTATCAGGCAAACACATGAAGAAAACAGAAGAAACGACTGAAACATTCGGTTTGGTTTTCACAAACTGTAAAGCCGGACGAATTGTATGCTGCGTAGTGTGAACCGCTCCTGAAACCATTCCGTCAGCCAGTCCTTTATAAACCATCATCGTACCGAAATAAGAAACGTCATTCATCAAGTCTTTCGCCATATCTATATTCACGCCTTTATCTTTACGTAGTTCATAAAAGGTTTCAACGAAGTCTTGGAAATGAATCGATTCAGATGGTGTAGTAATGTTGAATTTGGTAATATCTGTATTTATTGCCAGACGCTTAAATGCTGCTTGTATTTCTGATTTATCTCCTATAATGGTTAAGTCGACGATATCCTGACTTACCAGTCGGGCTGCAGCTGTAAGAATTCTGTCGTCATTCCCCTCAGGTAAAACAATATGTTTTTTTGCTGTTTTGGCCCGCTTTACCAGTTGGTATTGAAACATGCGAGGGGTAATTCCTTCAGGTTCAAAGGTAACTATGCGCTGGTCGAGTTCCGGAGTATCAACATAGCGTTCAAAGGTGTTAATTGCTAGCTCAATTTTTTTTACATTATCCGGGTAGATACGAGATTGAATTGAGCCAATTTTATTAGTTGTTTCAAATGTGCCTTTATCGGTGGCAATAATCGGAACCTTAGAGTCTAACCCATCAATAAGGTCTAAAACTGGTTCGTCAGGAAGTAATCCACCTGTTAAAACCAGGCCTGCAACCGGGGGATAGTTTTTTGATATATTGGCTTGTAAAGCACCGATTATAATGTCGGCTCGGTCTCCTGGAGTAACGATCAGTGTGTTTTCTCTTAATCGAGTTAAGAAATTACGCATCATCATGGCCCCCACTATGGCGCTGTCTACCTGGTTGGTTAATTTATTTTCGCCAAAAAGAAGCTTTCCATTCAACGTTTCATGGATTTCCTGCATGGTTGGATTACCAAGTTCCTTTATTTCAGGAATAACGGATTTGATTATTTTCGAAGGAAGGTTTTCCTTTAATAGTGTTGTTAATTCAAATGCCTGAGTTGATTGAATTTTGTTTGCAATTACGGCTAATACCTGTACTTCTTTGTCAGTAAAGTTATTGCATGCTGTTCGAATAGCAGCAGATGTTTCAAATGCTGTTTCATTCTCTCCCGATTGCACAAATATTACTGGAGCGCCCAAGTTTTTTGCTATTGAAACATTTAAATCAAACTCAAAGGCAGTTCCTTCTCCTATAAAGTCTGAGCCGTCAATCAGTACAAAATCATAGTTTTCTTCAAGTACTTTGTATTTTCTTATAATGGAGTCAATGATTTCGGCTTCTTTATGAAGGTTGATCATGTGAAACACTTCATTTCGAGTAAAAGCATATGTCTCACTATAGTTTTGCTTTAGGTCGAAATATTTTAGAATGGTTTCAATGGTACTGTTTTTTTTCCCTTTTTGAGGGTCATCATCAACAAAGGGTTTGAAGTAGGCAATTTTTTTGGCCTTGCTTAAAAGCATGTTCATTAGGCCCAAGGCCACAACTGATTTTCCGCTATAGGGTTCTGAGGTAGCAATGTAAAGAGCATTAGTCATAAGTGTTTAAGAATTATGAAAGTTGTTCAATCGGATAATGATTAAGTGAATGGAAGATAGCTAAAAAAATACGACTGACCAATGACTTTGATCAGGTTAAAAAAACAAAAAGCCCGGTGGGACCGGGCTTTTCGTTGTGTGCCGTGCATATCTATAAACTAGGAGGTGCAAGTCCTCTATGGGGGTCGGTAGTTACCAACCATTAGCCAAGAGCAAGGGTGTCCGTTGCGAAGCGGAATCTGAAGGCCGTATGTTTGTAAAGGAATAAGTTCCAGGAAGTTATGTAAATTTAAGAAAGAACCCCTAAAATTTTATAACACTGGAACTTATGCAACCACAAGTTAATCAATTAGATTTTAGCGGTCAAAACATTTATGTTGGTTTTGACGTGCACTTAAAAAGCTGGCAGGTTACCGTTATGACTGAACTGCTCACCCATAAAACCTTTTCGCAGCCACCTAAACCCGAAGTATTACACCAGTATCTCCGGCAGAATTTCCCCGGCGGCACCTATCATTCCGCCTACGAAGCAGGCTTCTGCGGCTACTGGATCCATAACCGCTTGGAGGCTCTGGGCATTCACTCCATCGTGGTCAATCCTGCCGATATTCCCACCACCGATAAAGAAAAAGTGCAAAAAGAGGATTCCAGGGATAGCCGTAAAATCGCACACTCATTAAGAAGTGGCGCCTTAATCCCGATTTATGTTCCTTCCAGTAAAACCCTAGAGGACCGTTGTTTAGTTCGCACCCGGTCCATACTGACCAAGGACCTTGCCCGGTATAAAAACCGGGTAAAATCGTTCCTGTACTTTCATGGCATTGAACTACCTGCGCCCTTCACCAAAAAACAGTCCCACTGGTCGAAACCTTTTGTTGATTGGCTGGAAAGCATCGCTATGGCTGAGCAGAGTAGTAAAACGGCCCTGCAGGCCATGATTTTAGAAGCGAAACATTTGAGAGCCTCTGTATTGCAACTCACCCGGCATTTACTAGAGCTATCAAAAACAGGTACTTACCAGGAAGCCATCGCTTTACTGCGAAGTATCCCTGGCATCGGATTATTAACGGCCATGACCTTATTAACCGAGCTGGAGACGATTAACCGGTTTAAAAACACGGATCAACTCTGCAGTTTTATAGGACTCATCCCCTCGACGCATTCAAGTGGGGAAAAAGAACTAGCCGGTACTATCACCCGACGGGGGCATAGCGTGCTGCGCAGCGCCCTGATTGAAAGTGCATGGGTAGCCGCACGCCTGGATCCGGCACTGACTAAAAGTTTTCATGAGTATTGCCGGCGAATGGAACCGAATAAGGCCATCGTAAGAATAGCCCGGAAATTACTCAACAGAATCAGGTATGTATTAATAAACAAACAAGAATATGAGTGTGCAGTGGTTAAATAAAACTAAAACGCCATATAAAAACATCCTTTTAATCTGAGACTGATAACACGCTTCCTGCAGTGCTGGTCATTCTGTATCTGCTATCTGAAGGCTACAGCTCACTATCTATAAAAAATTAAACACGGCATTGCAGCCCGATTTACCGGTTCTGCTAATAGAAGGATGTTTTTATAGGCTTTTAGTTCATTGAAAAGACAGGTGTGTCTGAAGATTCAGGGCAAGAGAGTTTTCTTTAGCCATTTAGGACAATGAATACAGCAAAAAAGCCCCTGTCATTGTGGGGCTTCAAAGCTATATTCACCGTCATAAATCCTATTGCTGGTGAGTTGCTCTCCAGCAGCGCCCACTTCCTCTTCGGATTTATATCACAAAGGTAATCATTAAAAAAACTTCCAGATCTCTTGCTTTACAACATAGAAGGAAGCTTGAGGCAAATCCCTGAACCGAGGCACACGAACCCTATCAGGCATATCCAGCAGGATGAGATTGCAACACAAATCGAAGTCCAATAACTACCCGGATACTGGAGTGTAAATAAGGCGGTTACATGGGGAGAAAGTGTATAGGTTTACCACGGGAGGTCTGACAGACGTGCGGAAACAAGCAGTATGAAACACGGCTAACAATTGCTGTCAGAAGTCAGCAGAGATCAAAGTACGCTGCTACGAGCTAGCAGGGGAAGGGTCGAATCTTAAGAGGTGAGCATCAAATGAAGGTTACTGTATGAATGGTAGAAAGCAGAAAACGGAGCAAGACACCTGGCAGAGCGGAACTAGGTCGGCAACCGAATCAAGCTCTGGAGGGCAGACATATCTATGGATGACTGAAAAAGGAAACACCAACACAACGCAAGGGCAACAAGCCCAACTTTTGGAGTATATACTCTCACCATCCAACCTTAATGCGGCCTACAAACAAGTTAAGCGTAACGATGGATCAGGCGGGGTTGATGGGATGAGTGTGGAAAAGCTCTTACCCTACTTACAATCCCATCGAGAAGTATTGCTTCATTCACTACAAAATGGGAGGTACAAGCCTCAAGCTGTTCGCCGGGTTGAAATACCCAAAGAGAACGACAAAAAGCGAGCTTTAGGCATCCCTACGGTAGTGGATAGAGTCATTCAGCAGGCAATCACCCAACAATTAACACCTATTTACGAAAAACAGTTCTCGTCCAACAGTTACGGTTTTCGTCCAAAACGCAGTGCTCATCAGGCCATAAAGCAGTGCCAAACCAACGCAAACGAAGGTTATCGTTACGTTGTGGACATGGATTTGGAGAAATTCTTTGATATTGTTAACCAAAGCAGGCTGATAGAGATTTTATCCCGAACCATTGAAGATGGCAGGGTAGTATCATTGATACATAAATACCTAAAAGCAGGCGTAATGGTACAGGGAAAATTTCAAGAGACATCGATGGGAGTTCCGCAAGGAGGAAACCTAAGTCCGCTGTTGAGCAATGTAATGCTCAACGAACTGGACAAGGAACTAAAGGAAAGAGGACATCGTTTTGTCAGATACGCTGACGACTGTATGGTATTCTGTAAAAGCCGCCGAGCCGCCCAGAGGGTGCTTGTCAGCCTTACCAACTACATCGAACAAAAGCTTTATCTGAAAGTAAATAGAGAGAAAACCACAGTTGCACACATCAAGGACGTTAAGTTCTTGGGGTATGGATTTTACTTCAACAAAAATGGTTGCAAAATGCGCGCCCATAAGAAAAGTGTTGAAAAGATGAAAGAGAAAATCCGAGAACTGACCTCACGGAGCAACGGATGGGGCAATGAACGCCGAAAGGAAGCAATAAGACAGTACATCACAGGCTGGCTTAACTATTTTCAGCTGGCAGACATGAAAGGATTGTTGGAACGCATAGATGAATGGTATCGAAGAAGAATCAGGTCATTGATATGGAAACAATGGAAAAGTATCAAAACCCGAATTAGGAATCTGATAAAACTGGATATCCCGAAAAACAAGGCAAAGGAATACGGCAACACAAGGAAAAGCTACTGGCACATAGCTAATAGTCCAATCCTTAGCAGAAGTATCACCAATGAACGCCTTAAGCAGTCGGGTTACCTGTTCTTTACTGACTACTATCAAAAATTGCGTTGTGTAAATTAAGAAACCGCCGTATACCGAACGGTACGTACGGTGGTGTGAGAGGTCGGAAAATGAAATAGGAGGAAAACCTATTTTATTTTCCTCCTACTCGATTTTAGTGCGTCAGGCATGTTTAATAGCTCTAGGGTGCAAGTCCCGAACACGCTTTGTAGTGGGAAGTGTTAGCCGACGGCAAGGGTGTCCTTCGCGAGAAGGAATCTGAAGGAAGCCCAAGGCAAACTCTCGAGCCTACGAACAGAAACTGTATAAGAGGCAGTCATGGCAGGATAAGATTGCTAAAGAAATCAAAGTCCCACACTATACAGATGCCATGAATGTATATGCAGAGGCTACATGAGAGGAAAGCGATTAGACTTACCCTGAGAGATCTGATAACAATCTGGCAGCGGGAGAAGCGCAACCTAAAGCGGAAACAGCTTGCAGGGATGCAAGCACTGGTGTTATCAGAAGTCAGCAGAAGCCATAGTATTCCAAGTAATGTTGGGAAAAGGGCTGAATGTTAAAATTGGCAAGGAAACAGCTAAATCATTTGAAGCGAAAAAAAAAAAAAGCCGAAACACGTAAGAGAACTGTCTGCATGAGGAAAGGTCGGAAACCGAAAGTAGACTGCAGAAGGAGCTTAGCAGAAAATGAAAGAAACTGACGGAATTGCCCGAATGCGCTATCGGTTAAAGTAATGCTAGAGAGAATATTCGACAGAAGAAACCTTGAAAGAGCCCTTGTTGCCGTAGAACGCAACCAAGGGGCAGCGGGTATTGACCATCGCAGAGCGATGAACTTCGCCCCTATGTAAATGCCCACTATCAAGCCCTACTGAAAAGTATACTCCAAGGCACTTATGAGCCACAACCCGTGCGGAAAGTAGAAATACGCAAACCACAGGGCGGCAAAAGGATGCTAGGAATTCCTTGTGTAGTGGACAGGATGCTGCAACAAGCGGTCTCCCAATGGCTAATTCCACAGTACGAACAGGAATTTAACGAAAACAGCTTTGGTTTCAGGCCTGGTAAGAATGCCCATAAGGCAGTAATGACTGCCCAAAAGTACCTTAACACAGGTCGGGAATGGATAATAGAGCTGGATTTGGAGAAATTCTTCGACAAGGTAAACCACCAGCAACTACTGGGTTTACTAAGTAAGAAGATTGCGGACAAACGGACCCTAAAACTAGTCAGCCTTTACCTGAAAAGCGGCATAATGGAAGGCGGAGTGCTAAGCCCTCGCAGCGAAGGTACCCCTCAAGGTAGCCCGTTAAGCCCATTGCTTTCCAACATCATTTTAAATGAGCTGGACAAGGAGTTGGTAAAGCGGGGACATAAATTTGTGCGTTATGCCGATGATTGCAGTATCTATGTACAAAGTAAGAAAGCAGCCCAAAGAGTAGCTGCCGGAATCATAGAATACATAGAAAAGGAGCTACTACTAAAGGTAAACAGGGTAAAGACGAAAATCAGCCGACCCTCCAACAGCTACCTGCTTGGCTTCAGCTTTTATAAAACAAAGAAAGGCTGGCAGATTAGAATAGGAGAACAGCCCTTCCAAAGGGTGAAAGCGAAATGTAAAAGGATAACCCAATCAAGTAACCCCAGCCCAGAAGCAAACAAGCTTAAAAAGCTCGACGAAATCATCAGAGGCTGGGTAAACTACTTTAAAATCGCCAATGCGAGAAGTAAAATGGAGAAACTTGATGAATGGTTAAGAACCCGATTGCGAATCAACACCTGGAGGAGATGGAAACGGATACGAACCAAAGTCTCCAACCTAATAAAACTCGAAGTAGGAAAATCATTGGCCTATCAGTGGGGCAACACAAGTAAAGGTGCAGCCAGAGTTGCACACAGCCCCATTTTACTTAGAACGCTGAATATCAGCTACTGGAAAAAGAAAGGCTATTGGGGTTTTCAGCATTATTATTGTCAATGGCAAGCCGATGGGCAACCGTCGTTATTTTAACAAACCGCCGTATACGAGAACCGTACGTACGGTGGTGTGAGAGGACAGATAGGGAAATAATCCCTATCTTCCTACTCGATATTAATATTTGGTTACAAACCTAATTTCTTTTTAAAGTCAGCAGGGATTCCATCTTTATGCAATAAAAACGCAGTTGTTTTATATTTGACAAAGTTTTTGGTTACGTATAAATATCCTTTATAATCGTTGCTTTCTCCCCAAGAGTTTTTAACGATATAATATTCTTTACCGTTTTGGTCTTTAGCGATACCGGTAATTTGCATACCGTGGTCATCAGTAGTTGAATAGTTATCAAATGCTTGTTGACGAAGCTCTTCAGTAATATTCATTTCCGGTTTTGGTCCGTTGAACATTGCCGCTTTCTCCTCAGGGCTCATTTCATCGTATTTTTTTTCTGGGACAAAAGCTACACCGTTTTTCCAGCTAAAGCTTTTTTCACTTACATCCGTAGCCCAGGCAACGGTAAATCCTTTTTTAATAGCATTGTCAATAATGGTGATGATGTCATCCATTTTAACATTATAAATCTGATCCAATGACCAGTTATCCGGAACCATTAAAGTCATTTTTTCATAATATGGGTTGGTTGTAAATGACGATAATTCAACATAGTCTTTAGGGTTAAGGCCAACTCTTTCTTTTGCAAATGACTGAGGGGTATAAGTTTTGCCTTCATAGGTGAAAGTTTCAGGAACCTGACCTAAATATGAATCGATAACAGCGGTATAAGCTTTCTTCCAGTTCGGAGTTAATTCACCATTAGGATTTTTTACCACGGCTTCCAATATCGCCTTGGTTAGTTCTCCCATTTCACTAAACTTATTCTTTTTAGTACCGTAGTTTAAACCAGTGTAAACATCCTGAGGCAGGGCCCCATATTTAGCATACATGTTAACTACATCGTGACATGCTCCACCATCGCCTAAGCTAATAGCACCGTGCATACGCACATAGTTTACTCCTTTTTCGATATAGGCATTACGTGCCGTAAAGATTTCAGCTATATCTACAGGCTTTTTACCCATACGAATCATTTCCGATTCAAGAAATGAGTTGGTTGAGTAACTCCAGCAAGTACCAGAACTACCTTGGTCTTTAACTGAAGTAGCTTCAATGTTAACTACCGGAGTAAAAACAAAAGCATTTTTACTAACTTGACTTTGATTGTTCTTTAAACTATTAATCAGGTTATCCTGTGCATTGGCTCCTAATGCAAGGGCAATGAAAGGAACTGCAACTAAATTTTTTAAGTTCATGAGGATTGAATTTCTTTAAACAGCGCCAAATATAATAATTCAACAATGGAGTAAAGGACAATAATGTTTTGTAACTGAATTATTTCAGTTATTTAATGCAGAGTTGTCTTGTTTAAGATGCTTAAAGCTAGTTGGTTAATGTAATTGCTGTAAGGTTCTTCGATAGAAGTTGATCTGTTTTGGCAGATAGCAAGGTTAAATCATATGCTTGTATCTCAATACAAAAACAACTGTTTGGACTAAGCTTAAAGCAATAAATACCCATCCAATGGCTTTGTTAATGTTGCCATTTACCAGTTTGTTGATGCGATCTTTCTTCCAATGTGCTATTCCTGCAAAAAGCAATAAGAGACCTAATGCTCCCGCAGCCGCACCCAAAACAAATAATGATTTTTCTGTTTTATTATCCAATGAAAAAACATTGATACTGGTATTGTAAATCAATACTGTACTCCAAAATGGCAATAATAAAGGGTTAACGATGGAAAGGGTAAAACCTTTTATGAAATCACCCCATAAGGTTGAAGGAAATTCCTGTGGTTTGGTACTTTCCGGTTCCTTGTATTTGATGATTTTAAAGATTCCTAAACCTAAAAGCAAGGGAATCATAAAAAATCCAGCGTAAGTAAAAAACGAGCTTTGTGGGTTAATCAGGCTAGCGCCGGCAACAGCTAGGGCTGCGTACAATACCTCTGGTAAACAACCGCCAACAGAAACCCAAAATGCTGCACGAAAGTCTTTGTTTACAGATGTTTGAATAACGGTAAGGTTTACCGGCCCCAGTTGTAGGGAGCCGATAAAGCTTGCCACAAATGCAATTATAAAAATATAGAGTTGCTCCATTTAATATTTTATTCGTTAGCAGCAACTCGTTTAATGTCTGCTCCTAATGCTTTCAGGCGTTCTTCAATATCCTGATAGCCACGATCAATTTGTTCAATATTGTAAATAGTACTCTTACCTTCGGCTGATAATGCGGCAATTAGCAATGAAACCCCGGCTCTGATATCAGGTGAAGTCATTGAAATTCCACGTAACTGATTGCGTCTACCCAAACCTATAACATTAGCGCGATGAGGATCGCAAAGAATGATTTGAGCACCCATGTCAATAAGTTTATCAACAAAGAATAAGCGACTTTCAAACATTTTTTGGTGAATTAACACGCTTCCTTTAGCTTGAGTAGCTACCACCAACACTATACTCAACAAGTCAGGAGTAAAGCCAGGCCATGGAGCATCAGCTATGGTAAGGATAGACCCATCAATAAATGTATCGATCTCGTAAATCTCCTGAGAAGGGATAAAAATGTCGTCACCCCTGCGTTCAAGTTTAATTCCTAAACGTTTGAATACCTCTGGAATAACTCCCAATTCATCGTATGCAACGTTTTTAATGGTGATTTCCGACCGGGTCATTGCTGCAAGGCCAATGAAACTACCTATCTCAATCATATCAGGAAGCATGCGATGCTCGGTTCCGCCAAGCTTTTCAACACCTTCAATGGTTAATAGGTTTGAACCGATTCCTGAAATTTTAGCTCCCATGCGGTTAAGCATTTTGCAAAGTTGTTGCAAATAAGGTTCGCAGGCAGCGTTGTATATTGTTGTTGTTCCTTTTGCCAAAACAGCCGCCATAACAACGTTCGCAGTTCCGGTTACAGAAGCTTCATCTAAAAGCATGTAGGTGCCTTTTAGATCACTGGCATCAACACTAAAAAAGTGCTCAACAGGGTTGTAGTTAAATTTAGCTCCTAATTTTTCAAAGCCAAGAAAGTGCGTGTCTAACCTACGACGACCGATTTTATCACCTCCTGGTTTTGGGATGTAGGCTTTTCCAAAGCGAGCTAACAACGGGCCAACAATCATTACTGAGCCACGTAAAGCGCCACCTTTTTTCTTGAACTTATCAGAGTTAAGGTATTCAAGGTCGATGTTTTTAGCCTCAAAAGTATAAGTGTCTTTCGATAAACGTTCAACGGAAACACCTAAATCTTTTAGCAGATCTATAAGTTTATTAACATCCACAATATCTGGAATATTGGAGATGGTCATTTTTTCTTCGGTTAATAATACCGCCGAAACGATTTGTAAAGCTTCATTTTTGGCACCCTGCGGAGTTATTTCTCCTTTTAGTTTTTTTCCTCCAATAATTTCAAAAGCACTCATCTATGTTGTAGTAGTAGGGTTTTGTGTTGTAATGTATTGTGTTAAAATTAACAGGTTTGATTCTCTTACCTGTCTGACCGTTTATTATATTGTTGTTTATAATTTCGATTGTTGTTATCTCGTCCACCTTTGTCTCTGTTATCGCTCTTATAACCACCTGAATGGCGTTTATAGTCTTTTTGGTCACGATCTTTAGAGCCTTTATCACGATCTTTTTGCATTTTTTCACGTGCTTCACGTGTATCGCGATTACTGGTTTGACGAGCAATCGATTTAAAGTCCAGTTTGCTTAGAGACTGAGCTGCCTCTTCTGCATTTAGCTGGAAATTTGAAAGATCATTCAAATCATTGATGATGGTTTCATCGCTTACTGTATCCTTATTCCAAGCGATGTATGACATCTTCATGAATGCAGCCAATGAGTTTACAAACTGATTTCTTTTATCGGACTCCGGTGAGTTACGAGCCTTATCCAACATATACTCAAGCGTTTTACCATAATGTTTGAATCTGATATGGTTCGATGGGTATTTCAATCGATGAGGTTTTGCGTAAATTGATTCCTTTGAAGGAACCGGGAATGGCGAGTCGACTTCTAACTCGAAATCAGAGATAATGAACAAGTGATCCCACAGTTTGTGTTTAAAATCAGTAACATCACGCAAATGCGGGTTCAGTTGGCCCATTAATTCAATTACAGCCTGCGCATATTTATTACGTTCCTCCTTATCCTGCAAGGTTAGAACATGGTCAATCATATTTTGTACGTTGCGCCCATACTCGGCCATTTTTAATCGCGGACGGGTAGTGTTGTAATCAAACGGCTTTAGATTGTCTTTTGACATGGATTGTTATGTTTACTGGTGAACTTACACTATAGGTTTATGGTTGTTATTCAAC
Above is a window of Solitalea lacus DNA encoding:
- a CDS encoding IS110 family transposase, producing the protein MQPQVNQLDFSGQNIYVGFDVHLKSWQVTVMTELLTHKTFSQPPKPEVLHQYLRQNFPGGTYHSAYEAGFCGYWIHNRLEALGIHSIVVNPADIPTTDKEKVQKEDSRDSRKIAHSLRSGALIPIYVPSSKTLEDRCLVRTRSILTKDLARYKNRVKSFLYFHGIELPAPFTKKQSHWSKPFVDWLESIAMAEQSSKTALQAMILEAKHLRASVLQLTRHLLELSKTGTYQEAIALLRSIPGIGLLTAMTLLTELETINRFKNTDQLCSFIGLIPSTHSSGEKELAGTITRRGHSVLRSALIESAWVAARLDPALTKSFHEYCRRMEPNKAIVRIARKLLNRIRYVLINKQEYECAVVK
- a CDS encoding aminopeptidase C, producing MNLKNLVAVPFIALALGANAQDNLINSLKNNQSQVSKNAFVFTPVVNIEATSVKDQGSSGTCWSYSTNSFLESEMIRMGKKPVDIAEIFTARNAYIEKGVNYVRMHGAISLGDGGACHDVVNMYAKYGALPQDVYTGLNYGTKKNKFSEMGELTKAILEAVVKNPNGELTPNWKKAYTAVIDSYLGQVPETFTYEGKTYTPQSFAKERVGLNPKDYVELSSFTTNPYYEKMTLMVPDNWSLDQIYNVKMDDIITIIDNAIKKGFTVAWATDVSEKSFSWKNGVAFVPEKKYDEMSPEEKAAMFNGPKPEMNITEELRQQAFDNYSTTDDHGMQITGIAKDQNGKEYYIVKNSWGESNDYKGYLYVTKNFVKYKTTAFLLHKDGIPADFKKKLGL
- a CDS encoding LysE family translocator, with protein sequence MEQLYIFIIAFVASFIGSLQLGPVNLTVIQTSVNKDFRAAFWVSVGGCLPEVLYAALAVAGASLINPQSSFFTYAGFFMIPLLLGLGIFKIIKYKEPESTKPQEFPSTLWGDFIKGFTLSIVNPLLLPFWSTVLIYNTSINVFSLDNKTEKSLFVLGAAAGALGLLLLFAGIAHWKKDRINKLVNGNINKAIGWVFIALSLVQTVVFVLRYKHMI
- the ltrA gene encoding group II intron reverse transcriptase/maturase encodes the protein MLQGTYEPQPVRKVEIRKPQGGKRMLGIPCVVDRMLQQAVSQWLIPQYEQEFNENSFGFRPGKNAHKAVMTAQKYLNTGREWIIELDLEKFFDKVNHQQLLGLLSKKIADKRTLKLVSLYLKSGIMEGGVLSPRSEGTPQGSPLSPLLSNIILNELDKELVKRGHKFVRYADDCSIYVQSKKAAQRVAAGIIEYIEKELLLKVNRVKTKISRPSNSYLLGFSFYKTKKGWQIRIGEQPFQRVKAKCKRITQSSNPSPEANKLKKLDEIIRGWVNYFKIANARSKMEKLDEWLRTRLRINTWRRWKRIRTKVSNLIKLEVGKSLAYQWGNTSKGAARVAHSPILLRTLNISYWKKKGYWGFQHYYCQWQADGQPSLF
- the pta gene encoding phosphate acetyltransferase: MTNALYIATSEPYSGKSVVALGLMNMLLSKAKKIAYFKPFVDDDPQKGKKNSTIETILKYFDLKQNYSETYAFTRNEVFHMINLHKEAEIIDSIIRKYKVLEENYDFVLIDGSDFIGEGTAFEFDLNVSIAKNLGAPVIFVQSGENETAFETSAAIRTACNNFTDKEVQVLAVIANKIQSTQAFELTTLLKENLPSKIIKSVIPEIKELGNPTMQEIHETLNGKLLFGENKLTNQVDSAIVGAMMMRNFLTRLRENTLIVTPGDRADIIIGALQANISKNYPPVAGLVLTGGLLPDEPVLDLIDGLDSKVPIIATDKGTFETTNKIGSIQSRIYPDNVKKIELAINTFERYVDTPELDQRIVTFEPEGITPRMFQYQLVKRAKTAKKHIVLPEGNDDRILTAAARLVSQDIVDLTIIGDKSEIQAAFKRLAINTDITKFNITTPSESIHFQDFVETFYELRKDKGVNIDMAKDLMNDVSYFGTMMVYKGLADGMVSGAVHTTQHTIRPALQFVKTKPNVSVVSSVFFMCLPDRVSVFGDCAVNPNPTAEQLAEIAISSAESSQMFGIDPKIAMLSYSSGTSGQGEEVEKVRKATEIVKQKRPDLKIEGPIQYDAAVDPTVGKQKLPNSEVAGQASVLIFPDLNTGNNTYKAVQRETGALAIGPMLQGLNKPVNDLSRGCTVDDIFNTVVITAIQAQQ
- the ltrA gene encoding group II intron reverse transcriptase/maturase, with the protein product MNGRKQKTEQDTWQSGTRSATESSSGGQTYLWMTEKGNTNTTQGQQAQLLEYILSPSNLNAAYKQVKRNDGSGGVDGMSVEKLLPYLQSHREVLLHSLQNGRYKPQAVRRVEIPKENDKKRALGIPTVVDRVIQQAITQQLTPIYEKQFSSNSYGFRPKRSAHQAIKQCQTNANEGYRYVVDMDLEKFFDIVNQSRLIEILSRTIEDGRVVSLIHKYLKAGVMVQGKFQETSMGVPQGGNLSPLLSNVMLNELDKELKERGHRFVRYADDCMVFCKSRRAAQRVLVSLTNYIEQKLYLKVNREKTTVAHIKDVKFLGYGFYFNKNGCKMRAHKKSVEKMKEKIRELTSRSNGWGNERRKEAIRQYITGWLNYFQLADMKGLLERIDEWYRRRIRSLIWKQWKSIKTRIRNLIKLDIPKNKAKEYGNTRKSYWHIANSPILSRSITNERLKQSGYLFFTDYYQKLRCVN
- a CDS encoding DUF4290 domain-containing protein translates to MSKDNLKPFDYNTTRPRLKMAEYGRNVQNMIDHVLTLQDKEERNKYAQAVIELMGQLNPHLRDVTDFKHKLWDHLFIISDFELEVDSPFPVPSKESIYAKPHRLKYPSNHIRFKHYGKTLEYMLDKARNSPESDKRNQFVNSLAAFMKMSYIAWNKDTVSDETIINDLNDLSNFQLNAEEAAQSLSKLDFKSIARQTSNRDTREAREKMQKDRDKGSKDRDQKDYKRHSGGYKSDNRDKGGRDNNNRNYKQQYNKRSDR
- the murA gene encoding UDP-N-acetylglucosamine 1-carboxyvinyltransferase, with the protein product MSAFEIIGGKKLKGEITPQGAKNEALQIVSAVLLTEEKMTISNIPDIVDVNKLIDLLKDLGVSVERLSKDTYTFEAKNIDLEYLNSDKFKKKGGALRGSVMIVGPLLARFGKAYIPKPGGDKIGRRRLDTHFLGFEKLGAKFNYNPVEHFFSVDASDLKGTYMLLDEASVTGTANVVMAAVLAKGTTTIYNAACEPYLQQLCKMLNRMGAKISGIGSNLLTIEGVEKLGGTEHRMLPDMIEIGSFIGLAAMTRSEITIKNVAYDELGVIPEVFKRLGIKLERRGDDIFIPSQEIYEIDTFIDGSILTIADAPWPGFTPDLLSIVLVVATQAKGSVLIHQKMFESRLFFVDKLIDMGAQIILCDPHRANVIGLGRRNQLRGISMTSPDIRAGVSLLIAALSAEGKSTIYNIEQIDRGYQDIEERLKALGADIKRVAANE